Proteins encoded by one window of Shewanella avicenniae:
- a CDS encoding fimbrial protein FimV, with the protein MKSQTKRLSYLIVTVVMLFNSAWAGTSHVSINQRLFDLGKIPLIKLNIVSDVTDTERLQFIVQQQSGEERLMVDRINDFMYLLQGIDEVTDPDAKLVVNEYLQQRWLTVASLPLFADSVPVADPPSSKKLSLYRHIEPSVAVPALEATAAKSAPTPNAAKTASPQKAISAAPESAAVASVNSSVKSSANSSANSSAYMDGCRLDYNGSQTLWRLANRYAKEWNTNVYAAALGILEANPKAFYRGNPSSLRRDAQLRCPSAQLLAQYADKKVAEKKFDALL; encoded by the coding sequence ATGAAAAGCCAAACTAAGCGATTGAGTTACCTCATCGTGACTGTTGTGATGCTGTTTAACAGTGCTTGGGCTGGCACCTCGCATGTTAGTATCAATCAGCGCTTATTCGATTTAGGCAAAATCCCGCTGATTAAACTCAATATTGTTTCCGACGTGACAGACACCGAGCGACTGCAATTTATTGTGCAGCAACAAAGCGGTGAAGAGCGGTTGATGGTTGATCGTATCAACGATTTTATGTATTTGCTGCAAGGGATTGATGAAGTGACTGACCCTGACGCCAAGCTGGTCGTGAATGAATATCTGCAGCAACGTTGGTTGACGGTGGCAAGCTTGCCGCTGTTTGCTGATTCGGTTCCCGTTGCCGACCCGCCTTCCAGCAAAAAGCTGTCGTTATATCGCCATATTGAGCCAAGTGTTGCAGTGCCAGCGCTTGAAGCTACTGCGGCTAAATCGGCACCAACGCCCAATGCTGCGAAGACCGCCAGCCCGCAAAAAGCCATTAGCGCAGCGCCCGAGAGTGCCGCGGTGGCAAGCGTAAATTCAAGCGTAAAATCAAGCGCCAACTCAAGCGCCAACTCAAGCGCTTACATGGATGGTTGTCGTTTGGACTATAACGGTAGCCAAACCTTATGGCGCTTAGCCAATCGTTACGCAAAAGAGTGGAATACAAATGTGTATGCGGCGGCGTTGGGGATTTTAGAGGCGAACCCTAAGGCGTTTTATCGTGGTAATCCGTCGTCACTTCGACGTGATGCTCAATTGCGCTGTCCTAGCGCGCAGTTATTGGCACAATATGCGGACAAAAAGGTGGCAGAGAAAAAATTTGATGCGCTGCTTTAG
- the rpmE gene encoding 50S ribosomal protein L31, whose translation MKPGIHPEYAEITATCTCGNVIKVHSTAGKNLHLDVCGACHPFYTGTQKVVDTGGRIEKFNKRFGVLGKK comes from the coding sequence ATGAAACCAGGTATCCATCCTGAATACGCTGAAATCACTGCAACTTGTACTTGCGGTAACGTGATCAAAGTACACTCAACTGCTGGTAAAAACCTGCACTTGGACGTATGTGGTGCATGTCACCCATTCTACACTGGTACTCAGAAAGTTGTTGATACCGGTGGCCGCATCGAGAAGTTCAACAAGCGTTTCGGTGTACTGGGCAAGAAATAA
- a CDS encoding malic enzyme-like NAD(P)-binding protein produces MTDFRQKALDYHEFPVPGKTAVALTKAAETSMDLALAYSPGVAEPVREIAANPADAYRYTNKGNTVAVISNGTAILGLGNLGPLASKPVMEGKALLFKRFANIDATDIQVKHRTNEDFINTVEAIADTFGGINLEDIKAPECFEIERELISRCAIPVFHDDQHGTAIVTAAGMINALEIQGKNIADAVFVCLGAGAAATACMSLLVKCGAQRENIYMLDRKGVIHSDRTDLNEYKALFATPTEKRTLRDAMEGADVFLGLSGANLLGAEELALMADNPVIFACSNPDPEINPAIAHATRSDLIMGTGRSDYPNQVNNVLCFPFIFRGALDVRAREINDEMKLAAVYALAELAKESVPASVLAAYPNITELTFGKNYVLPKPMDPRLLARVAKAVAIAAIESGVAEINTVPEYQE; encoded by the coding sequence ATGACCGATTTCCGTCAAAAAGCACTTGATTACCATGAATTCCCTGTACCCGGGAAAACCGCTGTTGCACTTACCAAAGCTGCTGAAACCAGTATGGACTTGGCGTTAGCTTATAGCCCAGGTGTGGCAGAGCCCGTACGTGAAATCGCTGCTAATCCTGCAGATGCATACCGTTACACCAACAAAGGCAATACTGTTGCTGTAATCTCAAACGGTACTGCAATTCTCGGATTGGGTAATCTTGGTCCTTTGGCTTCTAAACCTGTAATGGAAGGTAAAGCGCTATTATTTAAACGCTTTGCTAACATCGATGCGACCGATATTCAGGTTAAACATCGTACAAACGAAGATTTTATTAATACTGTTGAAGCTATTGCCGATACTTTTGGCGGTATTAACCTCGAAGATATTAAAGCACCTGAGTGTTTTGAAATTGAACGTGAATTAATTTCCCGTTGTGCTATTCCGGTATTTCACGACGACCAACACGGCACCGCCATTGTGACGGCTGCAGGTATGATTAACGCACTGGAAATCCAAGGTAAAAATATTGCAGATGCTGTATTTGTTTGCTTGGGTGCTGGCGCTGCAGCGACCGCCTGTATGAGCTTGTTGGTGAAGTGTGGTGCACAACGTGAAAACATCTATATGTTGGACCGTAAAGGCGTGATCCACAGTGACCGTACCGATCTCAACGAATATAAAGCCTTGTTCGCCACGCCAACGGAAAAGCGTACGCTGCGTGATGCGATGGAAGGGGCTGACGTATTCTTGGGGCTGTCAGGTGCTAACCTGTTGGGCGCGGAAGAGTTGGCGTTGATGGCTGACAACCCAGTGATTTTCGCTTGTTCAAACCCTGATCCAGAAATCAACCCAGCGATTGCCCACGCTACCCGTAGCGATCTGATTATGGGTACGGGTCGCAGCGATTATCCAAACCAAGTGAACAACGTGTTGTGTTTTCCATTCATTTTCCGTGGTGCGCTGGATGTGCGTGCCCGTGAAATCAATGATGAAATGAAGCTGGCAGCAGTGTATGCCTTGGCTGAGTTGGCGAAAGAATCAGTACCCGCGTCAGTATTGGCGGCTTACCCGAACATTACTGAGCTGACATTTGGCAAAAACTACGTCCTGCCAAAGCCAATGGACCCACGTTTGTTAGCGCGCGTAGCCAAAGCGGTTGCGATTGCTGCGATTGAATCAGGTGTGGCTGAAATCAATACAGTACCAGAATACCAAGAGTAA
- the csrD gene encoding RNase E specificity factor CsrD, whose amino-acid sequence MELTRLLTIRLSRFWLLSLSITFLVGLLMAIMAYSQLTYRFQQHHIDVIEQSLASHLHQQELPQINLWLPDLIRSADALEARVWNGQELLYEYVSGQLADMPRVIDLQLPQQPKVRMQLLLPQPLWHYLPNKFEIWIVLMGFVGVLITARLGYRWYADQLAGLETIGERCHLILKGRYELARNRYSKGHPRFINRAISQLLDQLAEAKKERARFDTFIRSNTFLDHETRIGNRLLFDNRLDALSGSSGMMSHGALLLLEFEELEQLHQLLGDNGLREYLLLNVDHIGRMLQSVPNSVLTRRSHSQFAVLVTQISLAEAEQLASRLVKLCASLKPDEVAQHDAFCHVGCAYFKLGDEPNQLLEEAEMALRAAQMQGNNNWFMYDKGAVDAEFARGSVRWRTFLEMALADKRFVNFAQPVIDADGLVHHREIFTRAREVDGNLVRATLFLPMAIKCGLIPQIERFTLERIIYDLLPSGHGADYFSINLAHDTLMNNDFFRWLKRIMLEHRDLMPRLIVEVDESFTVEALVQLQPRLQMIKMMGARLCVDHVGQQVISTQYIVEAGFDMVKLHRSLVKQIHLRPENQLFIRSLMGSLPLTDIDVVAEGVELLEEWQTLKILGISAAQGPLFSDPISID is encoded by the coding sequence ATGGAATTAACTCGGCTTCTCACCATTCGTTTATCGCGCTTTTGGCTATTGTCGCTGAGCATCACCTTTTTGGTGGGCTTATTGATGGCGATTATGGCCTATTCGCAATTGACCTACCGTTTTCAACAGCATCATATTGATGTTATTGAACAATCTTTAGCATCTCATCTTCATCAGCAAGAGTTACCTCAAATCAATTTATGGCTGCCTGATCTAATCCGCTCCGCCGATGCGTTAGAAGCACGGGTCTGGAATGGCCAAGAACTGCTGTATGAATACGTCAGTGGTCAACTCGCTGATATGCCGAGGGTGATTGATCTGCAACTGCCACAGCAACCCAAAGTTCGGATGCAACTGTTGTTGCCGCAGCCCTTGTGGCATTACCTGCCGAATAAATTTGAAATCTGGATTGTGCTGATGGGTTTTGTCGGCGTGCTTATCACCGCGCGCTTAGGGTATCGCTGGTATGCCGATCAGCTCGCTGGATTAGAAACCATCGGTGAGCGTTGTCATTTGATCCTTAAAGGTCGCTATGAACTGGCGCGCAATCGCTACAGCAAAGGCCACCCTCGCTTTATTAATCGCGCCATTTCGCAGTTGCTTGATCAGCTCGCTGAAGCCAAAAAGGAGCGGGCGCGGTTTGATACCTTTATTCGCAGTAACACTTTTCTTGATCATGAAACCCGTATCGGTAATCGGCTGCTGTTTGACAACCGCCTCGATGCGCTCAGTGGCAGCAGCGGCATGATGTCTCACGGTGCGTTGTTACTGTTGGAATTTGAAGAGCTTGAGCAGTTGCATCAACTATTAGGCGATAACGGCTTGCGCGAATATCTGTTGCTCAATGTCGATCATATCGGGCGCATGCTGCAGTCGGTGCCTAACAGTGTGTTGACCCGCCGCAGTCATAGTCAGTTCGCAGTATTGGTGACGCAGATCAGCTTAGCTGAAGCAGAACAGTTAGCTTCACGCTTAGTGAAGTTGTGCGCCAGCCTAAAACCAGACGAAGTGGCACAACACGATGCCTTTTGTCATGTGGGCTGCGCCTATTTTAAGTTGGGTGATGAGCCCAATCAGTTGTTAGAAGAAGCTGAAATGGCGCTGCGGGCGGCACAGATGCAGGGCAATAATAACTGGTTTATGTACGACAAAGGCGCCGTGGATGCAGAGTTTGCCCGCGGCTCTGTGCGTTGGCGTACCTTCTTAGAGATGGCTTTGGCCGACAAGCGTTTTGTGAATTTCGCGCAACCTGTGATTGATGCCGATGGTTTAGTCCATCACCGCGAAATTTTTACTCGAGCGCGCGAAGTCGACGGCAATTTAGTGCGCGCGACCCTGTTTCTGCCGATGGCAATCAAGTGTGGTTTAATTCCACAAATCGAGCGTTTTACCTTAGAGCGGATTATTTATGATCTGCTTCCTAGTGGCCATGGCGCGGATTATTTCAGTATCAATTTGGCACACGATACGTTGATGAATAACGACTTTTTCCGTTGGTTAAAACGGATCATGTTAGAGCATCGCGACCTGATGCCGCGGTTGATCGTGGAAGTTGATGAGTCATTCACCGTTGAGGCTTTAGTGCAACTGCAGCCACGATTACAGATGATCAAAATGATGGGCGCGCGTTTGTGCGTTGATCATGTGGGGCAACAGGTGATTAGTACTCAATATATTGTAGAAGCCGGTTTTGACATGGTGAAACTGCACCGTTCGTTGGTGAAGCAGATTCATTTACGTCCTGAGAATCAGCTGTTTATTCGTAGTCTAATGGGGAGTTTACCGCTGACAGATATTGACGTTGTGGCAGAGGGGGTTGAGCTATTAGAAGAGTGGCAAACACTGAAAATTTTAGGCATTAGTGCGGCTCAAGGCCCGTTATTTAGTGACCCAATTTCAATAGATTAA
- the priA gene encoding primosomal protein N', whose protein sequence is MPQFAEIALPVPLRQNFSYRIPDTITTAITQGVRVEVPFGQQKMIGLVTALTDSCALPPQKIRNINRVLDGESLLSEPLYKLTEWAARYYFCSHGMMLSQAIPVALRKGASAQPETIRYYALTEKGEQADSNSLGRAHAQKKIVELLKGSEVTVEEAQALGLSPSALKSLRERDWIDIFEQPVTTDISWRDELKMGEAPHRLNKQQAVAVAALNHQQGFNCTLLEGVTGSGKTEVYLALIETVLKAGHQALVLVPEIGLTPQTINRFKHRFHVTIAVLHSGLTDKQRLDAWRQARSGEAAIIIGTRSALFTPMRWPGVIILDEEHDSSFKQQEGVGYHARDLAVMRGNLENIPVVLGSATPSLESLHNAIAGRYHHLQLSERAGTAVKARQGVIDIRNQPLRGGVSQALFNEMRLHLQAGNQVLLFLNRRGFAPALLCHECGYLHECDRCDAFFTLHQSLGEIRCHHCGNQYAIPRQCHNCGSTMLQGQGIGTEQLEGILSKEFPEYPVVRIDRDTTSRKGSLEQQLNAIHRGSYRILVGTQMLAKGHHFPDVTLVALLDVDGALFSADFRAPERFGQLYTQVAGRAGRASKPGTVLLQTHQSDNPLLQDLLQRGYSEFARSQLEERKLALLPPVWHMVLVRAEAHHAEDAENFLRAFAEHFGQQPSLEIIGPMPAPLDRKAGFHRRHLLVQAADRRLIQQLFEHALPLLEQLPQARRCRWSIDRDPQDLL, encoded by the coding sequence ATGCCGCAATTTGCCGAAATCGCCCTTCCAGTCCCATTACGGCAAAATTTTAGCTATCGCATTCCTGACACCATCACCACCGCAATCACCCAAGGGGTGCGGGTAGAAGTGCCTTTTGGCCAACAAAAAATGATTGGCCTAGTGACCGCATTAACCGACAGTTGCGCTCTACCGCCACAAAAAATTCGCAATATCAACCGAGTATTGGATGGCGAATCTTTGCTCAGTGAACCACTTTATAAACTCACCGAGTGGGCAGCAAGATATTATTTTTGTAGTCACGGCATGATGTTATCGCAAGCGATTCCAGTCGCGTTGCGCAAAGGCGCCAGTGCCCAGCCAGAAACCATCCGCTATTACGCCTTGACTGAAAAAGGCGAGCAGGCAGATAGCAACAGTCTTGGCCGCGCCCACGCACAGAAAAAAATTGTCGAGCTGCTCAAAGGCAGCGAAGTCACCGTTGAAGAAGCGCAAGCATTAGGACTCAGCCCCAGTGCATTGAAATCGCTGCGCGAGCGCGACTGGATTGACATATTTGAACAACCGGTGACCACCGATATCAGTTGGCGTGATGAGTTAAAGATGGGCGAAGCGCCACATCGGCTCAACAAACAACAAGCCGTTGCTGTGGCAGCACTGAATCATCAACAAGGCTTTAATTGTACCTTGCTTGAAGGGGTGACAGGCTCTGGCAAAACTGAAGTCTACTTGGCATTGATTGAAACCGTGCTGAAAGCGGGTCATCAAGCCTTGGTGCTGGTGCCAGAAATTGGCCTAACCCCACAAACCATCAACCGCTTTAAACATCGTTTTCATGTGACGATTGCAGTGCTGCACTCTGGCCTGACCGATAAACAGCGGCTCGATGCTTGGCGCCAAGCCCGCAGTGGTGAAGCAGCCATCATCATCGGCACTCGCTCGGCGCTGTTTACCCCTATGCGCTGGCCGGGAGTGATCATTCTTGATGAAGAGCATGATAGCAGCTTTAAGCAGCAGGAAGGGGTGGGTTACCACGCCCGCGATTTAGCCGTAATGCGCGGCAACCTTGAAAACATTCCGGTGGTGCTCGGTAGTGCAACCCCGTCACTGGAGTCGCTGCACAACGCCATTGCCGGACGCTACCATCACCTGCAGCTGAGCGAACGCGCCGGTACTGCGGTCAAAGCCCGCCAAGGGGTGATTGATATTCGTAATCAGCCATTGCGTGGCGGCGTATCGCAAGCACTATTTAACGAGATGCGGCTGCACCTGCAAGCTGGTAACCAAGTACTGCTGTTTCTCAATCGCCGTGGCTTTGCGCCTGCGCTGCTATGCCATGAATGTGGCTATCTGCACGAATGCGATCGCTGCGATGCCTTTTTTACGCTGCATCAATCTTTGGGTGAAATTCGCTGCCACCACTGTGGTAATCAGTATGCAATTCCGCGTCAGTGCCACAACTGCGGCAGCACCATGCTGCAAGGGCAAGGGATTGGCACAGAGCAGCTCGAAGGCATTCTCAGCAAAGAGTTTCCAGAGTACCCGGTGGTGCGGATTGACCGCGACACCACCAGCCGCAAAGGCTCTTTGGAGCAACAACTGAATGCAATTCATCGCGGCAGCTATCGGATTTTGGTTGGCACGCAAATGCTCGCCAAAGGCCACCATTTTCCTGATGTGACCTTGGTTGCCCTGCTCGACGTGGATGGCGCATTGTTTAGCGCAGATTTTCGCGCGCCGGAACGGTTTGGCCAGTTGTATACCCAAGTGGCAGGCCGTGCCGGCCGCGCCAGCAAACCGGGGACTGTACTGCTGCAAACCCATCAAAGTGATAACCCGTTGCTGCAAGATCTACTGCAACGCGGCTACAGCGAATTCGCACGGTCGCAGTTAGAGGAACGTAAGCTCGCCCTGCTACCACCTGTGTGGCATATGGTGCTGGTACGTGCCGAAGCCCATCACGCAGAAGATGCCGAAAACTTTCTCAGGGCGTTTGCCGAACATTTCGGCCAGCAGCCATCGCTAGAGATCATTGGTCCGATGCCTGCGCCGCTCGATCGAAAAGCCGGATTTCATCGCCGCCATCTGTTGGTACAAGCCGCCGACCGCCGGTTGATCCAACAACTGTTTGAACATGCTCTGCCACTGTTAGAGCAGCTACCGCAGGCACGCCGTTGCCGGTGGAGCATCGATCGCGATCCGCAAGATCTGCTGTAA